A region of Diospyros lotus cultivar Yz01 chromosome 3, ASM1463336v1, whole genome shotgun sequence DNA encodes the following proteins:
- the LOC127796846 gene encoding uncharacterized protein LOC127796846 has translation MDMTEAGSKGKLQLQELEELRLEAYENSRIYKEKTKAAHDKLIAKKEFNVGNKVLLYNSLLKLMPGKLRSRWVSPFVVTHVFPYGAVEIMDGSTTKKFTVNGQRLKHFYEGFTEHTVEELSLLDLPST, from the coding sequence atGGACATGACAGAAGCTGGTTCCAAGGGGAAGCTTCAAttgcaagagcttgaggaattgaggttaGAGGCATATGAGAACTCCAGGATCTACAAGGAAAAGACCAAAGCTGCACACGACAAATTGATTGCCAAGAAGGAGTTCAACGTTGGCAATAAAGTCCTCCTCTACAATTCACTCCTAAAGCTGATGCCTGGTAAATTGCGTTCTCGATGGGTTAgtccttttgtggttactcatgtttttccctaTGGTGCAGTTGAGATCATGGACGGGTCGACTACGAAGAAATTCACAGTTAATGGGCAGAGGCTTAAACATTTCTACGAGGGCTTTACAGAACACACAGTGGAGGAGCTATCTCTCTTGGACCTTCCCTCGACTTGA